The Novipirellula caenicola DNA segment GACGATGCAAACGGCTTTGCCGAGGCGGTGATTCGCTTGATCCACGATCACGATTTACGAGGCAAGCTGACGAAGCGAGTTCGCCAAGTCCGAGAGAGCCAACTCAGCGAGGATTCGGTCTATGCGGACCTGCTAGCCTGGCTGCGGCGATGATCGAGTCAATCGCGTCCTACTTGATTGGTTTTGCTTGATAGGCGATAGTTGCAGGATCAAAACGACTTGATTGGCAGTGAATCTCGATCAAGACGCGACGCTAAACCTCACGGGCGGGCCCTGCGGTGGCAACGGGAACAATCTTTTATGTGGGAACCGAATCGGAAGTAGCGCATCACGCGCGGCCGCTGCAGCAACGAATGCCGATTCGCATCACACCGCCGGATGTGGTGACAAACGAGGCCCGGCCCGGTGACTTGGCCATTTTCTTTTCGGAACACTTTGACCGGTTCCGTAGTGCCATTCATGATCTGAAACGCCGAAACGTGGCCACGTTGTATGCGATCGACGGCATCTTAGAGTGGCGAAACGCTTGGCAGAACCGTGAAACCGAACCAGCTTGCCCGTGGACAATGCGGCCCGTTCTGTGTCACAAGGTGGCATGTATCGGAGCCTCGCAAGCACGAACGCTGTCCACATGGGGCAACACCGAAAAAGTGGAAGTCGTCGGCATTCCGCGGCTGGATCATCTTCGCCTCGAAGCCACGCCAGCGGATACGGCCCCGCGGGAATCTCGACCAGACCAACAGCTGCGGCTGTTGGTCATGACGGCCAAATGGCCAGGCTTCACGGAAGCACAACGTCACCAGATCGCTCAATCACTAATCGATGTCAAAGCTTGGGCCGACACCACCGCTGCGGTGGGCAACCGGCCGATCGAATTGATTTGGCGATTGACGGGAGGAATGGACCGTATCATAGGAGTCGAGAATTCGCTTCGGGATACCACGGGCGAAGATCTGATCACTGCGCTACAACGTTCCGATGCGGTGATCACCACGCCGTCGACCGCTCAGCTTGAATCGATGTTGGTCGGCAAACCCACCGCAATCTTGGATTACACCAACAGCCCGCTGTATGTCGACGCGGCTTGGCGAATCACGTGCCAAGGACAACTCGACCACACAATCACGCAATTGTGCGATCCGCCCGCCGAGCGAATGCATTATCAGCACACGGTGCTGGCCGACTCGTTGCAACATGATGCCGATGCCACCGATCGGATGATGATGTTGATTGACAAAATGAGCGAACACGCAAACGCCATGGCAACGCACCAGCAACCGCTGCAGTTCCCAGCGGCGTTGTTGCCACCGCTGGCGAACCCAACGCCGCTGCTGTGCGCCGAATCGATATTCCCCGAGCGTGCCGCTGCCACGCAGAACGACGCTGGCATGTTGTCGATCGAATTGGCGGATGCACAACGCGAAATCAAATTACTCCGTGCGACCATCCAACAATTGCAATTGGAACTCGGGCAAGCCCACGAAATTTTTGACACCATTCGCAATCATCCGATTGCGGGGCCAGTGGTTCGCACGCGAGAAAAAATCCTGAAATGGGTTTCCAAGTCCAAAGCCAATGGCACCAATGCAACTTAGCAAACGATGAACCAGTCCTCTGCATCGCTTACCGAGAATCGATTGCCCGAATCACCAAAGGTGAAACGGATCGATGTGGTATGCGCCGCGGACGATGCCTACGTGATGCCGCTGGCGGTGACCTTAAAAAGTGCCTGTCGTCATCTCGCCGCTGGAGTCCAAATTCGTCTGTTCTTGCTGACTGGCGAAATCGTTGACGACAACTGGTCGCTGCTCGAGCAAACGCTCGCTGGCGAACCGATCGAAATCCATCCCATCAAACCCGATCTGGATACCATTTCTGATCTTTCGATTTCGCATCACATTTCGCACACCGCCTACTATCGGTTACTCACTGCGGAATTGGTGCCAAGCGATGTCACCAAAGCGATCTATTTGGATTGCGACCTGTTCATCAAAGAGGACATAACGAGGCTTTGGGATTTGCCGATCGCTCAGCACTATTGCCTTGCCACCGCCGACGCCGCGTGTCCCTTTGTCGATGCCAAAAAAGGCTGTGCAAATTACCGACTTGCCAATCCCTACATGGCGACGCGGCGGCCGATTCCAAACTATCGCCAATTAGGTTTGGATGGTGCCGCGGAGTATTTCAACAGTGGAGTGATGGTATTGAGCGTCGAGCGTTGGCGAGCAGAAAATGTGGCCGAGCAGTTACTGAAAATCTTGCGTGACAATCGCAATCACGTGTGGTGCTGGGACCAATATGCGCTGAACGTACTGTGTCACGGCCAGTGGGGACGTTTTGAGCCTCGCTGGAATCAAGGCGCCCATGTGTTCGAATACCCATCACCGGACCATGCCCCAATCGATCGCCGACAGTGGTTGGAAATGAAAACCAACCCCGCGATTGTGCACTTCACGACCGAGTTCAAACCTTGGCAAGCGGGATCGAATCATCCTCGCAGTGAAGTGTTTTTCGAAGGACTCGCCGCTACCGCATGGCAGGATTGGCGTCCTCCTAAACCCGATCCAAGTTTTCAACATTGGTTCAATCGGCGAATGGTCAACATGATCAAACGAACCACCATCACGTCTCGAAAAATTACATCGGTGTGGGCCTAAATGATCAATCCAGTGCTTGCCGAACCGCGAACAAACAAGACCACCGTCGCTGCGCCGCTGCTGACGTTGTTCACGGTACTGAAACCGTTCGAAGGTGAAGCGGACACGCACCAACGCAACGCAATTGCAAGCTGGCAGGCGTTGCAACCGCAAGTTGAGATTATTCTGTTTTCGGATTCGGACATTCCAGCCGACATTCACCTGAAATTCCAATGTCATCACACCCGCAAAACGAACGAGCATGGCACTCCGCTGTTGGATGATGTTTTTCGCATCGCCGCGTCCGAGGGGCGAGGGGCCGCCAGAGCATTCGTCAACGCCGACATCATTCTGGACCATCGATTTGTTCAAGCCACCAAGCGGTTGATCCAATCCGAGTGGAAGTCTTGGCTTGCGATCGGGCAGCGAACAGAGTACGAAATGCCCGCCGATGTCGATCACGCCAACGACGATTGGATTGCCGAGTGTTTTAAAAAAATTGAGTCCGATGGGACCGGTGCTTCGATCGTCTGCAAAGACTATTTCGTGTTCCCCGCCGATCTGTACCAAGACATTCCCGCATTTGCGATCGGGCGAGGCAATTGAGACAACTGGATGGTCTGGCAGAGCAAAACGTCACAAATCCCCGTGGTGGATATCAGCAAAGCCGCGCCGGTGATCCACCAAAAACATGGCTACTCGCACGTCACCGGCGGCCGCATGTCGGTCTATGTCAGCGGCCCCGAAGCCCGCGAAAACCAACGACTCGCAGGTGGGCGAAACCTGATCTCCGGCAGCACGCCCGATTGGCGAATGGATGAAGCGGCAATCCACAAGGTCCGGTTTGGGGTGTTGCAGTTTGGTAAGGACCTGTTCCGTTTCGCGCGACTGCTAGGCAACATGGCCGGATTGTCGTTGATCGCTCTGCGATCAAACGCGTCGGATTGCAAAGCGATCCACGACAATCACTCACCGGGCGGCTAGCCTCCCCCCAAAAAAAATACCTTCATCGGCACGAAATGAGTTTTTCATGTAGCGGTGCGGCGCAAGCCGCCCGGTTGAATTTGAACGTCTTACTCGCTGCAACCGGACGGCTTGCGCCGTACCGCTACCCAGCCGATGACATTGAACAAA contains these protein-coding regions:
- a CDS encoding glycosyltransferase family 8 protein yields the protein MNQSSASLTENRLPESPKVKRIDVVCAADDAYVMPLAVTLKSACRHLAAGVQIRLFLLTGEIVDDNWSLLEQTLAGEPIEIHPIKPDLDTISDLSISHHISHTAYYRLLTAELVPSDVTKAIYLDCDLFIKEDITRLWDLPIAQHYCLATADAACPFVDAKKGCANYRLANPYMATRRPIPNYRQLGLDGAAEYFNSGVMVLSVERWRAENVAEQLLKILRDNRNHVWCWDQYALNVLCHGQWGRFEPRWNQGAHVFEYPSPDHAPIDRRQWLEMKTNPAIVHFTTEFKPWQAGSNHPRSEVFFEGLAATAWQDWRPPKPDPSFQHWFNRRMVNMIKRTTITSRKITSVWA